CTTACTCCTCAAGCCCCTATCGCAAGACCAAGTGGACCTCATGCTACATAAGACTCACAACAGATCTATCTAATGGCACGACTGGTTGTCGGATGTGATCTATTCTTGTGTCACATTGCTTTCTTTCATCTCCCTCCATTTGATGAATATTATTTTAATGTACAATGACATTTTCTAATACGGGTTGAACATATTAATATGTGATGAATACTTTTTAGTATACGATGAATGTTTTTGCATTACATGTTTAGATTTTTCTGAAATACACAATGAATATTTTTTTGATAGATGATAACATTTTCTGAACACAggttgaacattttcttaatacacGATGAACATCTTTAGATTACAggattaacattttctgaaatacatgatgaatatattTTTAATGCTTGATAACACTTTTTTGTTACAGGTTGAACCTTCTCttaatacacgatgaacattttttagTACATGATGGGCATATTTTTAATATGCGACTAGCATTCTATAAATACGTGATGAACACTTTATGAATATGATGAGCATTTTTTGAATACACAGTGAATATTTCCTAAATATACAACAGACATTTCTCAAATActagattaacatttttttaaacacgTGACGACCATTTCTTATGTCGCGGTGAACTATATACGGATGTGCGATGAACATTATTTTTCTTAATACGTGATAAAACTTCTTTTAGTACATGGTGAAAATTTTCGAATACATGATAAACATGTTTGTGTATATAGATAAATATAATTTTTAAATATGCAAATATTTGTTTATTTAAAAATTAGCAAACTAAATGTTAAAAATATATGTGCGAAACAAATGTTTTACACGCATGTTTGTCTATTTTTCTTGAGAGTGCATACGCACGTTGTCTTTTTTCACTTAATAACAAACTTGTTAGAAAACAATATTGAAGAATAAAAACAGGCGCGTCTTTTTTCTCTCTTATATCGAGACACAGGTATGCTGAGTGAGACGGCCGAGGAGCGTTAGTTCActagtttcttttcttcttctttttattcttttaccTTTTATTTGTAGTTTGAGACATCTAAGATCATATATTATAAAAATTAATTTACTTCATTTTTACAAAATATGTCCACAGCGATTATGAAAAATGATAACCCAGTGTAAAAAGTTGGTCAGCATAATTTTAGAAAATATTGATAGCATCCATAAAAATGTTTGTGACATTAAAGAAAATCCACGAGTTTGAATAAATGTACGTcacatttttgaaaaatgttttCACAATGTAAAACCATGTCCATATAATTCCAATTAAAATAATTACCATTCATAAATATATTCAAGACTTTCCAAGAGATGTTCTTgacattttgaaatttgcatataaaATGTAACAGATGTTGGCATAATTGAAAAAATTACTATTCGAAAAAATAATGTTCCAATGTGTATTTGAAAAACATTTAACACGTACATGGAAAAATATTGAAAACCATGTATTTGAAATACTGTTAATCATTTTTCTTAAAAATGTTAGATGTGTATAAAAATTATTTTAGATGTATACCATAAATTTAGGAAAAATAGACATAAAAAGGTTTAATATCTATAGAAAACTTCTAGTATATGcaaaaaatgtacaatgtataTGGAAAAAGTCGACATGCGATGAATGTTTTTAAAAAAGAAACTAACaagaaaataataattaaaattatTTTTTAAAACATAAGAAAATCGGTGAAAACCAAAGAAACAAACAAACAATACAAAAATGGCAGGGGAAAAAGGAAAAACCAAGACTAAAAAAGATAACCACCGAGAAAAAAAACTTGCCGGAGAACTACATTACCGGTCCGTCCAAGTATCGGTGCCAGTGACGAGACGGAGATGCTTCTCGTAATAAGCAAACATAGCTCCAACGAATACTCCAGTGCTCCATGTTATGGCTCTGGCCCATGCGTCGATGTGCTCTGCAGGGGAGTCCATCCTACAGCTTGTAGCAAGCGAGCTATAGACGATCTAGGTTGGAGGGGCTTGCCAACAAGTGGTAATAATCCACGATGGAGCTATGAGGAGAGACTTGCCACTGATAGAATCGAACTAGGTTGGAGGGGCTCGGCGTCGctgcaatttggtgcaacaactatACTCACTTATTGTTAATCAGAAGGTGTGAGCCCACCAAACAATTTCTATTTTCCTGCAGTCGCCTCGCTGGAGTATGTGGTTTTTCTCTCCCGCAAGACGCTATGTGCTGGACTGGTTTAGTTTGCCATTATTTTCTTTCTCATTTtagtttttattattttcttttttgctCTTTCTTTATTTcattatatttttttgttttcgTTTTTCTTCATGTTTTTTGAAAAATGCTCATAGTGTACTTACAAAGGTTTGTCATTGTATTTTTAAAAGTTTGTCATGTTTAGTTTTTTAAATACATAATGAAAATTATTTAAATACACATCTACCACTTTTCAATACACAATACATATTTTGTTAGATTATGACAGGCAAATCGAACAACCAAGAAAGAAATCAACACAGCGAGACATGAGATTTTAACGTGGAAAACCACTCCAAGGCGAATGGAGAAAAAAAAACCACGGGCGCCAGCCAGCAAACTTCACTATATCAGTAGAGGGTACAACCGCAAGGGATTTATAACCGATCACCTTATCCCGTGCAGTGGCTTACAAGAGGTATATATATAATAGCAGTGACCTCTGGGCTCCCGGTGATGGGCAGGAGCTCCGCTCCGCTCGTCATTTGTATTTATACTTGAATTTGGATCACAACATAACAAGTCTTTGAATTGCACCATGAAAATTTTTAAATACACATTCTACAAAATTGTAAGgcaatgaacatttttgtaatagggGTCACACATTCAAAAAACAGATCATTGAATTAAAGAAGTGTTAAcagatttttaaaaatgttcatgcctTTTCAAAACAAATGGTCGTGTTTGCAAGAACATAATTTCAGAAAAGAGTCTTTGGACTTACAATGACTGTCGTTTTATCAAAAAAAAAATGTTTCTGATATGTATAttatataaaaatatttatagaTATCCATGTACAAATATATGTTCTTGTTTAAATAAATGTATTCTGTAGGTAAGATGGGTGTCATATGCGTAAAATATTGAGACAAAGAAAAAGAACAACAAtgtaataaaaagaagaagaaaaagtcggCTGTTCGTGTCACGTGGGAGCGAATGGTTGCTGGAATGAAAAATAGAGGACGATACCAATCCAGAGGGAGGCAACGAGAGAAAAACCACTTGGTGGGCGAGTCACGTGGAAAAGTATGCATGTGAGCGCTACGCAAACTCTTTTAATCTTTCAGAAATAATCTAAGAAACCAGTTTTTTAAAAGGGAACTTATTTGAAAACCGAAGGTAAAAATCTTCAAAATCGCTCGGGATGAGCCTCCAGGCAGCGACGAAGTGGGCTGGCCCATAGATGAATGCTCTCTGTGATTATACTCCGTTTTAATGCACAATGTATTAAATAGGAGGTAACGGTACGTAATAGAGAGACAGCGACGAGGATCTTCTTTCCCTCCTcgagaggtactccctccgttcctaaatatttatctttctagagatttcaacaaatgactacacacgggagcaaactgagtgaatctacactctaaaatatgtctacatacatccgtacgttgtgtccatttgaaatgcctagaaaaataaatattttggaacggagggagtattatataacTGGGCCGTTCGATTTCGAGTATACTATACATTGTCATTCGGCTGGCTTTTTCTTTCATCAATGTCTTCATGGTATTTTCTTTCGTCTCTTTGTTTTCAGTCTCTCCAATCTTCATCAATATCAGTTTTGTCACCATACTTTAAATGCCACTATTTAAACTAATAATTTTGAAAGTTGTTCCACTTgattttttattttctccttttttttctgttGAACTCCTTTTTCCTAGTTGATTGAATAACCTCACAAgaattttttatttctttcttcgtCCATCTACGTCTTATTTTATATTCTTCCTTTTAAGAAATTTTCATATTTTGTAAAACAATGCTCATAAAATTAAGAAAATGTCACAATTTTTAAAATATTCACAAAATTTAAAACAAGTTCACAAATTAGGAAATGTTCAAATTTTCAACAAAATATGTTCACATATATCTATTGTTCTATAGTTTGTTAtagaaaaatgttcacaaactaTTTAAAATGTGTTCACGATTTTTAGAAAAAGTCTATTTTTTATATGCTGCATTTTCGAAAAATGTTCACTCATTGGTTTCAAATTTTACAACAAGATCGAGACATTTTTAAGATGCTACTACTTTTTATATTTTAGGAAAAAATCTTATAAACTGTTCTTTAAAGAAACCGGTTAGAAAagcaaaagaaaaataataatcatGTCAAATAAATATATCGGGACGAGCATCCAGGCAGCGACGAGGTGCGCCGGCCCATAAATGAAGGCTCTCTGTGATTGTACACCATGTTGACGCACAATGTGTCACATCGGAGACCCTGGTAGTGTCGAGGCAACGACGAGGAGGAACTTTGTTCCCCCTTGGCTGGACCATATATGAGGGCTAGAGCTCGAGAGGTACTATATAATTGGGCAGTTCAATTTTGAGTACACTACTTTTCCGACAaggggaatatattaatatcgtgGAGATACCAATTACACCCTGCCTCTACAACAACACAATATCGCAAAGACATTACGGATGCACATAGCCAAAAGAcaaaaaaaatagacaaaaagaaagaaagatcCTGCTACAGTGATCAATTCCTTATAGCTGCAACACGAACCACCACCTATACAACACCCGAAGTCCAAACTCTCCAAAAAcgatgcctccaagaaggaaacAGTGCACATGCACCGTCATCGTCCGATCCTAGATCTTAGGTTTTCACCTTGAAAAAGATCCGCGTTCTCAAAATAATGCTTTCAACAGGGTCACTATGTTGTGGCTTTCANNNNNNNNNNNNNNNNNNNNNNNNNNNNNNNNNNNNNNNNNNNNNNNNNNNNNNNNNNNNNNNNNNNNNNNNNNNNNNNNNNNNNNNNNNNNNNNNNNNNNNNNNNNNNNNNNNNNNNNNNNNNNNNNNNNNNNNNNNNNNNNNNNNNNNNNNNNNNNNNNNNNNNNNNNNNNNNNNNNNNNNNNNNNNNNNNNNNNNNNNNNNNNNNNNNNNNNNNNNNNNNNNNNNNNNNNNNNNNNNNNNNNNNNNNNNNNNNNNNNNNNNNNNNNNNNNNNNNNNNNNNNNNNNNNNNNNNNNNNNNNNNNNNNNNNNNNNNNNNNNNNNNNNNNNNNNNNNNNNNNNNNNNNNNNNNNNNNNNNNNNNNNNNNNNNNNNNNNNNNNNNNNNNNNNNNNNNNNNNNNNNNNNNNNNNNNNNNNNNNNNNNNNNNNNNNNNNNNNNNNNNNNNNNNNNNNNNNNNNNNNNNNNNNNNNNNNNNNNNCTTTCCtctctttatttctgttttctcctaTCTCCACCAATAGCATTTTGTCACCATCTTTTAGGTGCCACTGTTCAACTGATAATTTAGAAATTTGTTCCACTTGATATTTAGTTTGTTTTTCTATGCTCCATTTTTTTTAGTAAAACTCTCCTTTTCCAGTTGGATAACTTCACAAGCATTTCGTGGGCATGTGTTGATTTTTGATGTGATAGTTTGAACTAACATTTCCTGTCCCAATCCAATCCAAGTATCAATCCATTCCTATCCTAAAAAAAAAGTATCAATCCATTCCGACCAAATCCACTTAGATTACCAGCTTTCCACGTGaccatctttttttttttgcgggtatcgACCTGTACGCACGCATCTATTCCTTTCACTTTGTATTTCCTCCATCCATATCGTGTCGACAGTTACCGGGCCAGGTCCCTATCGGCCGACCTCTCAACAGCGACATCTCACCCGCCACACGGCGCACTACGGCTCATCCACTTGGACCACCACTCCGCCTATAAGTTGAAACTCACCCTGACCCAGAAGAAACCAAAAAGGAAGAAGAAAGCTAGCTAGACACCAGGAAGAGTACCCAAGAAAACCACAAGGATCAGTGACGAGATGCAGCAAGCCAAGGTGAAGGTGAAGGACGGTGCGAGCGCGCTGAGGGCCAAGGCGAAGATCGTGTGGGCCAAActggcagagaagacggaggctgCGACGTCGAGGTCGCACGACGAGCGGCAGCTGGCGCATGAGCGCGGCAGGGCCAAGGTCGCCGCCGCGGAGGCGCAGCTTCACCAGGAGAAGGTCGCGCATCGGGAGGCCGCCATGGAGCACCGCCTCCACAAGCACGCCGGCGTCGGCGGCCACAACCACAAGCACGGCGCCGGTGGCGTGCACTGATATATAAGCAGGGGCGTGGCGCCCCTAGGTGGCTAGGTGGCCGGCCACCGTGTGATTTCCTCTATTTTTTTAGCTGATGTATGTACTGCTACGTACGCGTGTCGTGTTTATTTGGTTATAAGTTGTCTTGGTGTGCCATGTGATTTTATTGACGTTATCGGCGTTTGAATGATCGACTAATTGAAAAAACTATTTCTCTTCTTTTCTTGATGTCTTTATTTTGTTAATATTTGTTCATTATTCACTTCATCTCATGTCCATGTTTTTGCCTCCATACAATAAATAAACTAGTTCCTCAAGGGAGCTACGGACCTAGGCAGCAAGCAAACTATTACGTTCCCCATGTAAAGCAAAATTCTGGTATAGGTCAAGGTCATCTTGAACCCTAGAATCTAATATGGTGGTGTGGTGGTGATGACATTATTGGAAATCCAACTTCCAAAGTTTCAATAGAATTATCGCCTTTTTGACTACAAGGCTAGTACTATCATCTCGTCAGTCAATGTTGAAGCACGCCACATCAATGGCTCATTCGCCTCACCCTTTCCTTTCTCCGCCACCTTGGAAGCCCCTACTATGTCTGATGACTCATGTTCCTCCTCGTCAACCGCATGGAGGGATCTGATTGTTCCTCAAGCGCGAAGGGTATCGACGATAGATGTGGTGGATCTGAAGAGGAGGTAACCAAGGGAACGACAAAGGAACACACCATGATGTAAGCACTGAGAGTGCAGTAACTCTTGGATGCGGGTGAGGCGCGCCGGCAGAAGTCGTGATTCTATCTCGCTGATATCTGAGCACCACTAGGCAAGGGAAGCATGAGAAAGAAGATGAGAGCGACATGAGTATGGGTAACCTAGCCCTCTCTCTCCATGTTTGTCTTATAGGCAGAAGGCCGAAACATCACTTTGTTTGGGATGCCATTTGTTGGTCAGGACTGACCGATCAAGACTGCGGCGTGGCAAACAACGTCAGCTATGTCTCAGTTCGTTAGTCCTTCTGTCGGTGTCATGCGGCACACAATTCCTCTTCCAAAAATCGCCTATTGGTGGAGTGGAGATCGTGGAAATATTTTTCCCATGATCTTCTGGCCAGATGCTGGCCCATTATTCAACCACTAAAATTCCTTCTCGGGTAGCTCCCCATCGAGCAAGAAGAGACTTAACAAGCCCATGTAACCTTCTGGCAGGAGGGTTGCAAGACATTCGGGGGCTACTATCAAAGGAAGTGCCATTCGGGCGCGCTAAAGCAGGAGACTCAGGTCATCCATGGCCAAGTACTGAGTCAGCTTCTCGAGCCCAGCTGTAGATGAAGGAAGACAACAACTTGCAAGCATGGACGTGGTAAGACAACATCGCACGACACGGTTTGATGGGATCAAAGGGCGCCAACCCACCGACAGTATGCCCCGACCCATGTAACCCTAGCTTGACCAAGTATATAAGGCAAGCTAGGGATCTTTTTGAAGGATCCAACAAATTCTAGATCATCCTAGATATAAGGTTCTCCTACCACCATCTTCCCCTCCACCACCAGCCGAGGACTTGTAAATTGTAACCCAAGAAACGGATATCTTCGGCGATCCTCCGATCACCGGCGAGCACTTGAGCAATACAACCACTAAAGGTAGGTGTAGGGTCTTACCTCCTCCCACAGGGTCCAAATTTAGGTGAACTCCATGTCTTGTGCCTTACCATTTCAATGTGCCGCTCACATACCCCTCTCTAAACAAATATGTCGTCACTTGACATCACGGCCAGTCTCAAAGCACCGACAACCAACGTGTGGAAACACGGGCTACACTAAACTTTGGATAGCGCGTCCTTTGTTCAGCCTATTTCTGAGGTGGCCGTGGCATTGTAACAACTGAACACCTGGTAATCTCTATTGTGTTGCCTTGATCGGTTGACCGATCTTTTAGGCTTTTGTAACAACTGAACACCTGGTAATAAAGTAAGGTTGCACGCATCAATCAACACAAAAGACCGGTGTCGTGCCACTAAAATGTATTCATTGTGCATATTATTACATAGTTCTTCCTTGCTACGATGTTCCATCCATTTTGTTCACTTCGCTCCGAagtagaaaggtgcaacacaactcTTCCCTGAATGCATGATACATGAAGAGCCAATCTTGTCTACATCGCCGCACGGTTGTGGTACTTGTAACGCCTATCGCAGGCGAGGAAGTAGGCAAAGTTGAATGTCCCCACCGCCGCAAGCGTCCAGTAGACGTTGTCCAGCCTCCCGTGGTCTATGTTCTCCGGCAGCCACGCCGTGAACCGCGTCACCATGTCCATGAACATGGTGCTCGAGAAGAACCCCAGCGCGACGAGCATCGGCGCCATGGCCGTAGCCAGGCTCCGCAGCGCCTTGGGGAACTCCTGGTAGTAGAAGGCCATGTTGCCAGGAAAGTGCAGGGCCTCCCCGACCCCCGCGATGCCCATCGGGAACAGGAGCCACATCACGGACATGGGCACGCCGGGCTGCGCAAGCCTCCGGCGCTCCACCAGTGCGGCGGCGACCATGGCCCCGACGTTCAACACGTGGCCGATGCCCACGCGCTGCAGCGGGGTCGGTGGCGTGCCGCCGGTGATCTTGCGCCAGATAGGGAAGACGGCGCGGTCCAGGACCAGGGTGGCCAAGATGAACGAGACGCGGCAGCTGACGCCGACTGACCCCGCCGGGATGCTGAAGTGTGGTCCGACGGAGCGGTCCATGGCAAGCGCCTGCAGGACGATCATGCCGATCATCACGCCGATCGACATGAACAGCAGTATGCCGGATGACCACAGCGGGAAGACGCTGACGATGGCCTTGAGGTCCTCCACTTGCTGCACCGTGCACAGCCGCCAGGCGCCAGCTGACGCATCCCCGGACCCGGATGATTTGTCGCTTGTGGTGATCATGGCTGCTCGATTCAGAAATCTGCAACAACAAGGTCCCGCCGATGCATGATTCACCAATCCGGTGTCCTGTGTGGAAAGCAGCTACGGAGGAAATGCCACCTACGTACTAGCTTACCTTAAGCTTTTACTTGGTGCCCCATCATCGGCCGAGTCCACGACGGCGCCGGCGCCCACGTTGTACTGCACACTGCCATGCGCGCCGCCGACTTTGATGCTACCCTTGCGCACGGCAGCCACGATGACGCGAGCCAGCTCTGTGTACGGGCTGGCCTTTGTCGCCGGCATCCGGTAGTAACACACGCCTAGAAGAAGCATGATTGTGCCGAATGCCGTCGTGGCGAGGCAAACACCAAAGCCCACCGCCCATGACACGCTGTCTTGGATGTAGACGATGGCTGTGTCGCCGAGCATGAAGGAGGCATAGAGGAAGACCAAGTACCAATTGAAGAAGCTGTCCTTGTCGCACGTGCTGCTGAACTGGTCCGCGCCCATCGTCGCGATGTTGAAACGTGTCCCGCCAGCGCCAATGGCAAGAAGACAGATGGCAGCGTACAACACGAAGAGTTGCCCAGGGGATCCTTGCTGGCACTCAGCAGGCGACAATGTGCAGTGTGGCGGCCGCAGCGATGGCAGCGCCGCAGTGAGCGTGAACAACACAAAAGCCTATACAATTACATTGTGAAAAACAATATTATTAACAAAAAAGACGATCATTTGCCATGGACTGCCGGGCTCAAGTGCATGAGAAACAGTTTTGTTGCAGTGCTTCAATTTTTCTGTTGCATAAAAGGGCAGAGAATGCTGAAAACAACTAAGGGCTCATTCTGTTTACATGGTTTCCTAATCAAGGGAACATAATTTTTTTAAATCATATAGGGATACTCCAAAATCTTACAAATCGAATGATCCCTATGTAATACAGTCTATGGATTGTTGCATTCATTTGTGGTGATAAGGGACTGATGGTGTTGCAAGGATATAAATGTTATTGTGCAGTCATGTTTCCTTATTGGTATGGCCAGATGTTGACAGTGTAAATGACGAATTGTTGACATGTTGCAAACATATGAACAAAATGTTGGCATCGTAAAAAAAAACCTCTCGTCATGTGCAAAGAGTGAGTGAGTTCTCACGCGCCTGAGAGTTTGCAGATCGATTTTGCACCACACAAAAAATTATATAATAATCACTATAATGTTTCATGTCAACAGGACATGTATCTTCTCAAACCTCTCTAAACTTCAAAATATTTATGTGTAAAGTTCCTGGCAATCGTTTATTCACATTTGGATATGAAATGATCAGCGTATGCATCTTGAGGTAGTTGCACGAAAGAGAGTTTTCTTTTTTTTATGTGAGGAGCATGTGTCGCTATTTGTCATTATCTTCGGATAAATGTGAAGTTGTCATGCATGCACAATTCAAATGGTTATTTTGACAGATAGAGTGCGACATGTTTTTCTTGACATTACATTACATGGCAGGACCTTATGAATACTTTTGTTGCACATCAAACTGTGACTTtcttttttagaagaaaaaaataagagtAGAATTCCACGGCagattactccctccgttctgtaATTCCTGTCTTGGTTTTAGTTCTTGAACTAAAACCTTAGTTCTTGATCTAAAACCACGACAAAAATTACGGAATTGAAGGGAGTACTTAAAATGAAAATGAATTATGCATAAGAAGATTCAGAAAAGGAATATGACTAAGTAGGCGATGTCCACTAACATATTTATCTTAGCATAGAACTATGCCAGCTCGAAGGGCCACCTCAACATGCGAGCATGCATGCAAAAAATCAAATATTTCAATCTATTCTTTTTATATTCAATAAATATTCTATAATTATATAACAATCATAtgtattttcatttttttgttCTTACACTATTAATCCAAATATTCACATTCATATtcttatcttctatatctaaatagttaGCACCCACTAACCTATTGCCCTCAACATCCAAGCATGTCACCATATCATGGAACATGCATGGGAGAATGCccacctcaacatgcaagcatgcatgataATATTCATTT
This portion of the Triticum dicoccoides isolate Atlit2015 ecotype Zavitan chromosome 7A, WEW_v2.0, whole genome shotgun sequence genome encodes:
- the LOC119330708 gene encoding uncharacterized protein LOC119330708 gives rise to the protein MQQAKVKVKDGASALRAKAKIVWAKLAEKTEAATSRSHDERQLAHERGRAKVAAAEAQLHQEKVAHREAAMEHRLHKHAGVGGHNHKHGAGGVH
- the LOC119331710 gene encoding protein NRT1/ PTR FAMILY 2.3-like, whose protein sequence is MDSSPKPQYLEDQEAQMKAGGKRGGWITLPFIVATMLGLGLAVNGTTSNMLVYLLKEYHVDGVKAAQIANVVRGSLNLVPIAGAVLSDSYLGCFPVILAGAVINVLAFVLFTLTAALPSLRPPHCTLSPAECQQGSPGQLFVLYAAICLLAIGAGGTRFNIATMGADQFSSTCDKDSFFNWYLVFLYASFMLGDTAIVYIQDSVSWAVGFGVCLATTAFGTIMLLLGVCYYRMPATKASPYTELARVIVAAVRKGSIKVGGAHGSVQYNVGAGAVVDSADDGAPSKSLRFLNRAAMITTSDKSSGSGDASAGAWRLCTVQQVEDLKAIVSVFPLWSSGILLFMSIGVMIGMIVLQALAMDRSVGPHFSIPAGSVGVSCRVSFILATLVLDRAVFPIWRKITGGTPPTPLQRVGIGHVLNVGAMVAAALVERRRLAQPGVPMSVMWLLFPMGIAGVGEALHFPGNMAFYYQEFPKALRSLATAMAPMLVALGFFSSTMFMDMVTRFTAWLPENIDHGRLDNVYWTLAAVGTFNFAYFLACDRRYKYHNRAAM